In a genomic window of Xylophilus rhododendri:
- the map gene encoding type I methionyl aminopeptidase translates to MARQVPIRSAEEIAMARRAGQLAAEVLAMIEPHVVPGVSTEALDRLCHEHIVNVQRAIPGNLGYQDYPKTVLTSVNQVVCHGIPSPDKILKKGDIVNIDVAVQQDGWFGDTSRMYYVGEPAPLARRLVETTYEALRAGIRVVRPGATLGDIGHAIASVAQRGHFSVVREYCGHGIGQIYHDAPQVLHHGRPGEGLRLEAGMVFTIEPMLNAGKGETRQLADGWTVVTRDRSLSAQWEHMVAVTPEGYEVLTAWPGGTGGYPAI, encoded by the coding sequence ATGGCGCGCCAGGTTCCCATCCGGTCCGCCGAAGAGATCGCCATGGCCCGGCGCGCCGGCCAGCTCGCCGCCGAGGTGCTCGCCATGATCGAGCCGCATGTGGTGCCCGGCGTGAGCACCGAGGCGCTGGACCGCCTCTGCCACGAGCACATCGTGAACGTGCAGCGCGCCATCCCCGGCAACCTGGGCTACCAGGACTATCCCAAGACGGTGCTCACCTCGGTCAACCAGGTGGTCTGCCACGGCATCCCCTCGCCGGACAAGATCCTGAAGAAGGGCGACATCGTCAACATCGACGTGGCGGTGCAGCAGGACGGCTGGTTCGGCGACACCAGCCGCATGTACTACGTCGGCGAGCCCGCGCCCCTGGCCCGGCGCCTGGTGGAGACCACCTACGAGGCCCTGCGCGCCGGCATCCGGGTGGTGCGGCCCGGCGCCACGCTGGGCGACATCGGCCATGCGATCGCCTCGGTCGCGCAGCGCGGGCATTTCAGCGTGGTGCGCGAATACTGCGGCCACGGCATCGGCCAGATCTACCACGACGCGCCCCAGGTGCTGCACCACGGCCGCCCCGGCGAAGGGCTGCGGCTGGAAGCCGGCATGGTGTTCACCATCGAGCCCATGCTCAACGCCGGCAAGGGCGAGACCCGCCAGCTGGCCGACGGCTGGACGGTGGTGACCCGCGACCGCTCGCTGTCCGCCCAGTGGGAGCACATGGTGGCGGTGACGCCCGAGGGCTACGAGGTGCTGACGGCCTGGCCGGGCGGCACGGGCGGCTATCCGGCGATCTGA